The Fulvivirga ligni genome window below encodes:
- a CDS encoding helix-turn-helix transcriptional regulator — translation MESLEEFYQHKFKNPPKVRYKEIGMFDVFSIEENIKHNYQTPPYVRRDFYKIMLFEGENVFHYGDESVAVKDSSLLFFNPFTPYSYETLKPDTKGYFCVFKEEFFTGNLSLNLKNLSLFKPKAKPVYELSGHFLEEVHQLFAKMIKEMEGHYDFKYELIKSYISEIIFNVLKYNPLQVPAQSADAGARITSVFLELLDRQFPVQSTSHQFTCRTPADFADHLAVHVNYLNRVLKTTTGKTTTEHIAEHLLAQAKTLLKYTNWNIAEISYALGYEEQSHFNSFFKKHTKYSPTEFRNI, via the coding sequence TTGGAGTCCTTAGAAGAATTTTATCAGCATAAATTTAAGAATCCTCCTAAAGTGAGATATAAAGAGATAGGTATGTTTGATGTTTTTAGCATTGAAGAAAACATCAAACATAATTATCAAACGCCTCCATATGTTAGAAGAGATTTTTATAAGATAATGCTTTTTGAAGGTGAAAATGTTTTTCATTATGGAGATGAAAGTGTAGCCGTTAAAGATAGTTCTCTGCTGTTTTTTAATCCTTTTACTCCCTATTCCTATGAAACCTTAAAGCCAGATACTAAAGGGTATTTCTGCGTTTTTAAGGAGGAGTTTTTTACTGGAAATTTAAGCCTGAATCTGAAAAATCTTTCTTTGTTTAAACCAAAAGCAAAACCGGTCTATGAGCTATCAGGCCATTTTTTAGAGGAGGTTCACCAGTTGTTTGCTAAGATGATCAAAGAAATGGAAGGCCACTATGACTTTAAATATGAACTGATTAAAAGTTATATATCGGAAATCATTTTTAATGTTTTAAAATATAATCCGCTACAGGTTCCGGCACAATCAGCTGATGCAGGTGCACGTATAACATCAGTTTTTTTAGAGTTGCTTGACAGACAGTTTCCAGTTCAAAGCACTTCACATCAGTTCACCTGTCGAACACCAGCAGACTTTGCCGATCATTTGGCGGTACACGTTAATTACCTTAATCGGGTACTTAAAACTACCACCGGGAAAACTACCACTGAGCATATTGCTGAGCATCTGTTAGCCCAGGCAAAGACCCTGTTGAAGTATACCAACTGGAATATAGCCGAAATTAGCTATGCGTTGGGATATGAGGAGCAATCACATTTTAATTCTTT